One Cellulosimicrobium protaetiae genomic region harbors:
- a CDS encoding SDR family NAD(P)-dependent oxidoreductase — MTLAPDGARRRLALVTGASSGIGAATALQLARDGHDVWLTYTGGEAGARATAARCEEEGAATRVSRLDLRDTASVEALVAEVTDAWGRLDVLVNNGGVCPYRALDDIELDEWDLVMETNARGTFVLSRAALPLLRAGRPSPTGATVTPDERAARDRAIVNLSSIAGEQGALKTGVHYAASKAAILAITRSFARILASEGIRVNAVTPGPVTSAITDQLTPDARAGLTASIPLGDFGTPDDVAWVVASLASPRAGFVTGATYDVNGGVRID; from the coding sequence ATGACCCTTGCCCCGGACGGCGCCCGCCGCCGCCTCGCCCTCGTCACCGGCGCCAGCTCCGGCATCGGTGCCGCCACCGCCCTCCAGCTCGCGCGCGACGGGCACGACGTCTGGCTCACGTACACCGGCGGCGAGGCCGGCGCGCGCGCCACCGCCGCCCGCTGCGAGGAGGAGGGCGCCGCGACGCGCGTCTCGCGCCTCGACCTGCGTGACACCGCGTCAGTCGAGGCGCTCGTCGCCGAGGTCACCGACGCCTGGGGACGCCTCGACGTGCTCGTCAACAACGGCGGCGTGTGCCCCTACCGCGCGCTCGACGACATCGAGCTCGACGAGTGGGATTTGGTCATGGAGACCAACGCGCGCGGCACGTTCGTGCTGTCGCGCGCCGCGCTCCCGCTGCTGCGCGCGGGTCGTCCGTCGCCCACCGGCGCCACGGTCACGCCCGACGAGCGGGCCGCGCGCGACCGCGCGATCGTCAACCTCTCGTCCATCGCGGGCGAGCAGGGCGCGCTCAAGACCGGCGTGCACTACGCCGCGAGCAAGGCCGCGATCCTCGCGATCACGCGTTCGTTCGCGCGCATCCTCGCGAGCGAGGGCATCCGCGTGAACGCCGTGACGCCCGGCCCCGTGACGAGCGCCATCACCGACCAGCTCACCCCCGACGCGCGCGCCGGGCTCACCGCGTCCATCCCCCTCGGGGACTTCGGCACGCCCGACGACGTCGCCTGGGTCGTCGCGTCGCTCGCCTCCCCGCGCGCCGGGTTCGTCACGGGCGCGACGTACGACGTCAACGGCGGCGTCCGGATCGACTGA
- a CDS encoding nuclear transport factor 2 family protein yields the protein MSTSPSAVVTAQVDAFNVRDLDGFCATYARDAVVSGVTPEPIVGREALRAFYASRFEDTALHCVIDASVTFGDRWLVARELVTTSNGTGETVATFEVRDGLITRASMVKG from the coding sequence ATGAGCACGTCCCCGTCCGCCGTCGTCACCGCCCAGGTCGACGCCTTCAACGTCCGCGACCTCGACGGCTTCTGCGCGACCTACGCGCGCGACGCCGTCGTCAGCGGCGTGACGCCCGAGCCGATCGTCGGCCGCGAGGCCCTGCGCGCGTTCTACGCGAGCCGGTTCGAGGACACGGCGCTGCACTGCGTCATCGACGCGTCCGTGACGTTCGGCGACCGCTGGCTCGTCGCGCGCGAGCTCGTCACGACGTCGAACGGCACCGGCGAGACCGTCGCGACGTTCGAGGTCCGCGACGGCCTCATCACCCGCGCGAGCATGGTCAAGGGCTGA
- a CDS encoding GNAT family N-acetyltransferase: MTDVVTDRLALRAYAPEDEDHFVGILGDPRVTRWMGVPTRPLREVFRSVVTAEPAWDIWAIWAGDVYVGHGELKPSPDPHVDGHELVYALVPDAWGRGFGTEIAAGITKHGLETLGLGAVHATVAPENGASLRLLRRLGYVDAGSWVDDDGDETLWLVRRG, encoded by the coding sequence ATGACCGACGTCGTCACCGACCGCCTCGCGCTCCGCGCCTACGCCCCCGAGGACGAGGACCACTTCGTCGGGATCCTCGGCGACCCCCGGGTCACCCGCTGGATGGGCGTTCCCACCCGACCGCTCCGCGAGGTGTTCCGCTCGGTCGTCACCGCGGAGCCCGCCTGGGACATCTGGGCGATCTGGGCGGGCGACGTCTACGTCGGCCACGGCGAGCTCAAGCCGAGCCCCGACCCGCACGTCGACGGCCACGAGCTGGTCTACGCCCTCGTTCCCGACGCGTGGGGTCGTGGCTTCGGCACCGAGATCGCGGCGGGCATCACGAAGCACGGGCTGGAGACCCTCGGGCTGGGCGCCGTCCATGCGACCGTCGCGCCGGAGAACGGGGCGTCCCTGCGCCTCCTGCGCCGGCTCGGTTACGTCGACGCCGGGTCCTGGGTCGACGACGACGGCGACGAGACGCTGTGGCTGGTCAGGAGAGGCTAG
- a CDS encoding SDR family NAD(P)-dependent oxidoreductase, producing MTGPAAGPANKHRSVVVTGSGKGIGRAVAARLTADGWTVVGLERTPGSRTVEEGVCAAVVLGDSRDREAHREAARAARDLAPLAGWVNNAGITVRTPLHALADPERAAQVEQDARDVVEINGLGYLWGCAAAVEAFTDQVSGGSIVNIGSIHGRAAFADHAAYELTKGGIDALARSVAVTYGRYGIRANTVAPGGVRTPHLDAQIARAADPAAEERALAEGPPLGRIAESEEIAALVAFLLSDEAGYVSGQSIAADGAWTASFGNPPHDPDLDARYGLT from the coding sequence GTGACCGGACCCGCAGCCGGACCCGCGAACAAGCACCGCAGCGTCGTCGTCACCGGCAGCGGCAAGGGCATCGGCCGCGCCGTGGCGGCGCGCCTCACTGCGGACGGGTGGACCGTCGTCGGGCTGGAGCGCACCCCGGGCTCAAGGACGGTCGAGGAGGGGGTGTGCGCCGCCGTCGTGCTGGGGGACTCGCGCGACCGCGAGGCCCACCGCGAGGCCGCGCGGGCCGCGCGCGACCTCGCGCCGCTCGCCGGGTGGGTCAACAACGCGGGCATCACCGTCCGCACGCCGCTGCACGCGCTCGCCGACCCGGAGCGCGCCGCGCAGGTCGAGCAGGACGCGCGCGACGTCGTCGAGATCAACGGTCTCGGCTACCTCTGGGGCTGCGCCGCCGCCGTCGAGGCGTTCACCGACCAGGTGAGCGGCGGGTCGATCGTCAACATCGGCTCGATCCACGGCCGTGCGGCGTTCGCTGACCACGCCGCCTACGAGCTGACCAAGGGCGGCATCGACGCGCTCGCGCGCTCCGTCGCCGTGACGTACGGGCGGTACGGCATCCGCGCCAACACCGTCGCGCCGGGCGGGGTGCGCACCCCGCACCTCGACGCCCAGATCGCCCGCGCGGCCGACCCGGCCGCCGAGGAGCGCGCGCTCGCCGAAGGCCCGCCGCTCGGCCGCATCGCCGAGTCCGAGGAGATCGCCGCGCTCGTCGCGTTCCTGCTGTCCGACGAGGCGGGCTACGTCTCCGGCCAGTCGATCGCCGCCGACGGCGCCTGGACCGCGTCCTTCGGCAACCCGCCCCACGACCCCGACCTCGACGCGCGCTACGGCCTCACCTGA
- a CDS encoding enolase C-terminal domain-like protein: protein MSVGPAARVVAVRTATTVVPLPQPLRLGAMTVERREYVGVRVVAETDDGRTVAGESYALTREAPMAELVDRLVAPHVLGREVVASDGVTARESVGAAWDAALRGSAIVGRVGLVRRAIGLVDVALWDLAGRLAGRPVWSLLDDGADLAGFAEPGVGDDTDVPSRAVAGRPGVVSSGAAVAVPRPAILVAAYPTPGRSARDVADEVLAHARSGWPLLKISRSPDRALMHDLLAILRAELPDVTGRPTVAGRSGVVVDVGFGWRDADEALADLDAWGVAGAAGQSGETAPALAWLEDPLLPEDAVGAARVRDASGLPLSVGDEVTDPEVFAHLAMLGALDVPRVDVVAIGGITVADPLVRAWAARGMVVSSHVYPEVSVHLGGAAGIGVETFDRSPEGNPYDPAPLLVRGGAVFDGGHATPPDAPGLGFTLDPDRFDLEAPS from the coding sequence GTGAGCGTGGGGCCCGCCGCGCGCGTCGTCGCCGTCCGGACCGCGACGACGGTCGTCCCGCTGCCGCAGCCGCTGCGTCTGGGCGCGATGACCGTCGAGCGGCGCGAGTACGTCGGCGTGCGCGTCGTCGCCGAGACGGACGACGGCCGGACTGTCGCCGGCGAGTCGTACGCGCTCACGCGCGAGGCGCCCATGGCCGAGCTCGTGGACCGGCTCGTCGCTCCGCACGTCCTGGGCCGCGAGGTCGTCGCGTCCGACGGCGTCACCGCGCGCGAGAGCGTCGGCGCCGCCTGGGACGCGGCCCTGCGCGGGTCTGCGATCGTCGGCCGCGTGGGCCTCGTGCGGCGCGCGATCGGCCTGGTCGACGTCGCGCTGTGGGACCTCGCGGGCCGGCTCGCCGGGCGCCCCGTCTGGTCCCTGCTCGACGACGGCGCGGACCTCGCCGGGTTCGCAGAGCCCGGTGTCGGCGACGACACGGACGTTCCGTCACGTGCCGTCGCAGGGCGTCCCGGCGTCGTCTCATCCGGGGCGGCCGTCGCTGTGCCACGCCCCGCGATCCTCGTCGCGGCGTATCCGACGCCGGGCCGGAGCGCGCGCGACGTCGCGGACGAGGTGCTCGCGCACGCGCGCTCGGGGTGGCCGCTGCTGAAGATCTCGCGCTCGCCCGACCGGGCGCTGATGCATGACCTGCTCGCGATCCTGCGCGCCGAGCTGCCCGACGTCACGGGCCGGCCGACCGTCGCGGGGCGCAGCGGCGTCGTCGTCGACGTGGGCTTCGGCTGGCGCGACGCGGACGAGGCGCTCGCGGACCTCGACGCGTGGGGCGTCGCGGGCGCGGCGGGGCAGTCCGGCGAGACCGCGCCCGCGCTCGCGTGGCTCGAGGACCCCCTGCTCCCCGAGGACGCGGTCGGCGCCGCGCGCGTGCGCGACGCGTCCGGGCTGCCGCTCTCCGTCGGTGACGAGGTGACCGACCCCGAGGTCTTCGCGCACCTGGCGATGCTGGGCGCGCTCGACGTGCCGCGCGTCGACGTCGTCGCGATCGGCGGCATCACGGTCGCCGACCCGCTCGTGCGCGCGTGGGCCGCGCGCGGCATGGTGGTCTCGAGCCACGTGTACCCGGAGGTGAGCGTGCACCTCGGCGGCGCGGCGGGCATCGGCGTCGAGACGTTCGACCGCTCGCCCGAGGGCAACCCCTACGACCCCGCGCCGCTGCTCGTGCGCGGCGGTGCCGTGTTCGACGGCGGCCACGCCACCCCGCCCGACGCGCCCGGCCTGGGCTTCACGCTCGACCCCGACCGCTTCGACCTGGAGGCACCCTCGTGA
- a CDS encoding SDR family NAD(P)-dependent oxidoreductase gives MTTPAPDAPPVPLAVVTGGAAGIGRAVAERLAADGFRVVCADVVQHDLPALDLGAVPDAPGLVWAPLDVTDHAAVRAAFDDLADAFGGIDALVNNAGIQRHRALEDLTWDEWSAVVDVNLHGVFACLQAAGRHMLAAGRGAVVNISSVSARGSAGRAPYSTTKAAVIGLTATAGAEWAARGVRVNAVAPGYIDTGVFRQGVAQGTLSEETILARIPARRLAQPEEIGNAVSWLVSDQAAYMVGQTVYVDGGFLVDYGVPLAKKPE, from the coding sequence GTGACCACCCCCGCCCCCGACGCCCCGCCCGTCCCGCTCGCCGTCGTCACCGGGGGAGCGGCCGGCATCGGCCGCGCCGTCGCCGAGCGCCTCGCGGCCGACGGGTTCCGCGTCGTGTGCGCGGACGTCGTGCAGCACGACCTCCCCGCGCTCGACCTCGGCGCCGTCCCCGACGCGCCCGGGCTCGTGTGGGCCCCGCTCGACGTCACGGACCACGCCGCCGTGCGCGCCGCGTTCGACGACCTCGCGGACGCGTTCGGCGGGATCGACGCGCTCGTCAACAACGCGGGCATCCAGCGCCACCGCGCGCTCGAGGACCTCACCTGGGACGAGTGGTCGGCCGTCGTGGACGTCAACCTGCACGGTGTCTTCGCGTGCCTCCAGGCCGCGGGTCGCCACATGCTCGCGGCGGGTCGTGGTGCCGTCGTCAACATCTCGTCCGTCTCGGCCCGCGGCTCCGCGGGACGGGCGCCCTACTCCACCACCAAGGCCGCCGTCATCGGGCTCACCGCGACCGCGGGCGCCGAGTGGGCCGCGCGCGGCGTGCGGGTCAACGCCGTCGCCCCCGGGTACATCGACACGGGCGTGTTCCGCCAGGGCGTCGCGCAGGGCACGCTCTCGGAGGAGACGATCCTCGCGCGCATCCCCGCGCGCCGGCTCGCCCAGCCGGAGGAGATCGGCAACGCGGTGAGCTGGCTCGTGTCCGACCAGGCCGCGTACATGGTCGGCCAGACCGTCTACGTCGACGGCGGGTTCCTCGTCGACTACGGCGTGCCGCTCGCGAAGAAGCCGGAGTGA
- a CDS encoding GntR family transcriptional regulator encodes MALKSVPDQNVADRVTVELREAIFSGDLAPGERLVERKLAERLGTSHIPVREALTRLTQEGLVERLPHRGARVAALTSRDLEEISSLRTLLEQFAVVRVQDAWDPAKEARLRKTVQQMVQAAEKGSNARVFELDRRFHEQLWEMADHRMLMTLNAQLRSRITGFLRAANAALEPEARVAHARTHELIVDAIAGGDPGAAQRVMAEHIGEAAARLASHTEDEAEPAVGA; translated from the coding sequence ATGGCGCTCAAGAGCGTGCCGGACCAGAACGTCGCCGACCGGGTGACGGTCGAGCTGCGCGAGGCGATCTTCAGCGGCGACCTCGCGCCGGGCGAGCGGCTCGTCGAGCGCAAGCTCGCCGAGCGCCTCGGCACGAGCCACATCCCCGTCCGCGAGGCGCTCACGCGGCTCACGCAGGAGGGCCTCGTCGAGCGACTCCCGCACCGCGGCGCGCGGGTCGCCGCCCTCACGAGCCGCGACCTCGAGGAGATCTCGAGCCTGCGCACGCTGCTGGAGCAGTTCGCCGTCGTGCGGGTCCAGGACGCGTGGGACCCCGCCAAGGAGGCGAGGCTGCGCAAGACCGTGCAGCAGATGGTCCAGGCGGCGGAGAAGGGCAGCAACGCGCGCGTCTTCGAGCTCGACCGGCGCTTCCACGAGCAGCTCTGGGAGATGGCCGACCACCGCATGCTCATGACGCTCAACGCGCAGCTCCGCAGCCGCATCACCGGCTTCCTGCGCGCCGCGAACGCCGCGCTCGAGCCCGAGGCGCGCGTCGCGCACGCCCGCACCCACGAGCTCATCGTCGACGCCATCGCGGGCGGCGACCCGGGGGCGGCGCAGCGCGTCATGGCCGAGCACATCGGCGAGGCCGCAGCCCGCCTCGCGAGCCACACCGAGGACGAGGCGGAGCCCGCCGTCGGGGCCTGA
- a CDS encoding SDR family oxidoreductase: MARIIVVGGTGHVGSRVVEKLTAHGHDAVAASRRTGVDAYTGAGLTEALAGADVVVDTTQAPSYVPDEVREYFATSTANLVAAEKAAGVRHHVALTIVGTDRPQGIGYFHGKAEQERVVRESGVPYSLVHATQFFEFTPAIIGTAAHGDTVRVSSASIQPIAAEDVATAVARIAVGEPVGDVEIAGPEVLAIGDLVRRTLAAQGDGREVVTADDAPYFGALIEDRTLVAVDGAQIFGTRLEDWLAAQAA, encoded by the coding sequence ATGGCTCGCATCATCGTCGTCGGCGGCACCGGGCACGTCGGCTCGCGCGTCGTCGAGAAGCTCACCGCGCACGGGCACGACGCCGTCGCCGCATCACGCCGCACGGGCGTCGACGCGTACACCGGCGCAGGGCTGACGGAGGCGCTGGCCGGCGCCGACGTCGTCGTCGACACCACCCAGGCGCCGTCGTACGTCCCCGACGAGGTCCGGGAGTACTTCGCCACGTCGACCGCGAACCTCGTCGCGGCGGAGAAGGCGGCGGGCGTCCGCCACCACGTCGCGCTCACCATCGTGGGCACCGACCGCCCGCAGGGCATCGGCTACTTCCACGGCAAGGCCGAGCAGGAGCGCGTCGTCCGCGAGTCGGGAGTGCCGTACTCGCTCGTCCACGCGACCCAGTTCTTCGAGTTCACCCCCGCGATCATCGGCACGGCGGCGCACGGGGACACCGTGCGGGTGTCGTCGGCGTCGATCCAGCCGATCGCCGCCGAGGACGTCGCGACCGCCGTCGCGCGGATCGCCGTCGGAGAGCCCGTGGGCGACGTCGAGATCGCCGGCCCGGAGGTCCTCGCGATCGGCGACCTCGTGCGCCGGACGCTCGCGGCGCAGGGCGACGGGCGCGAGGTCGTCACGGCGGACGACGCGCCGTACTTCGGGGCGCTGATCGAGGACCGCACGCTCGTGGCCGTGGACGGTGCGCAGATCTTCGGGACGCGCCTGGAGGACTGGCTCGCCGCGCAGGCAGCCTGA
- a CDS encoding GNAT family N-acetyltransferase, producing MHLRTATPDDVPSLYALWDRAFDAPLMVPVYETDDGRLDRTHVAVDPLHGGVVGSVYWTPREVGGPDGGTLRAGGVANVATAPEARGRGLVRTLLSRAVEQMERAGTHVALLFTGTPDVYRSSGFETFDVPLRRGVPRTLGDAATHTVDDLAAESFRPHTPRDAPSGPGAPPSGSEDDAPLTVRTDRLPGVPRPAWSVALGWEQLAAPHDRFDAAGGGPRPLTTRRTAEHWERRIPLWYSGAEVFTARAADGEVVGYLAHEPGPGVLKVRELGVDPTAERAGEVVDVLARTTLQRARLHRSPVVEVRLPAHPLTERFTAAVLDAPTPATDTTGMLRTVRAGADVVARLREAAAAGMGFHWPGDYL from the coding sequence ATGCACCTGCGCACCGCCACGCCCGACGACGTCCCCTCCCTCTACGCGCTGTGGGACCGCGCGTTCGACGCGCCGCTCATGGTGCCGGTCTACGAGACCGACGACGGTCGGCTCGACCGCACGCACGTCGCCGTCGACCCGCTCCACGGCGGGGTGGTCGGCTCGGTGTACTGGACGCCGCGCGAGGTCGGCGGGCCGGACGGCGGCACGCTGCGGGCCGGCGGCGTCGCCAACGTCGCGACCGCCCCCGAAGCCCGCGGCCGGGGCCTCGTCCGGACGCTGCTCTCCCGGGCCGTCGAGCAGATGGAGCGGGCCGGCACGCACGTCGCGCTGCTGTTCACCGGCACCCCCGACGTCTACCGGTCGAGCGGCTTCGAGACGTTCGACGTGCCGCTCCGGCGCGGCGTTCCACGGACGCTCGGCGACGCCGCGACCCACACGGTGGACGACCTCGCCGCCGAGTCGTTCCGCCCCCACACCCCCCGCGACGCGCCGTCCGGGCCGGGGGCTCCGCCGTCGGGCTCGGAGGACGACGCACCCCTGACCGTCCGCACCGACCGCCTGCCCGGCGTCCCACGGCCGGCATGGTCCGTCGCGCTCGGGTGGGAGCAGCTCGCCGCGCCGCACGACAGGTTCGACGCCGCGGGCGGCGGACCACGCCCCCTCACCACCCGGCGCACCGCCGAGCACTGGGAGCGCCGCATCCCGCTCTGGTACTCCGGCGCCGAGGTGTTCACCGCGCGGGCTGCCGACGGGGAGGTGGTGGGCTACCTCGCCCACGAACCCGGGCCGGGCGTCCTGAAGGTCCGTGAGCTCGGCGTCGACCCGACGGCGGAGCGCGCCGGCGAGGTCGTCGACGTTCTTGCGCGCACGACGCTCCAGCGGGCGCGCCTCCACCGCTCCCCCGTCGTCGAGGTTCGCCTGCCCGCGCACCCGCTCACCGAGCGCTTCACCGCGGCAGTCCTCGACGCGCCGACGCCGGCGACGGACACGACCGGGATGCTCCGTACGGTCCGCGCGGGGGCCGACGTCGTCGCCCGTCTGCGGGAGGCCGCCGCAGCCGGGATGGGCTTTCATTGGCCGGGCGACTACCTCTGA
- a CDS encoding peptidase C14, whose amino-acid sequence MAGIASLAAGAVALGTGSAHATPLAGAPLGAKNDDKPDAEVLVAATVAELTGWKAKKLDDGTVAQLLGHATPGDGAERLLRYDAKSTATTNGGTVLAPSDAGAKGRWHTLHTGTADFRWFGLFGPENPADAALDALVDDPSITRIEAHTDLNFTRRHTFTRSNLELDFGGNTVTSEGIERNAHDNPFGAVLFFQGRVTDETQQRTLAATLPDLADVFEVADAGAFAVGQWWALRSDERPGGGGDERELQRLVQVTQVLDATHVRVDYKNGWELPAGRVLTWTRVEPVEQVHVRAMTFHGSGPFDGPANGELPDDREMTGSHPVAFEYAVRCDVSDVHGHRTWWPVIMRRWNTHFVTERCSVANPPTVFYGGAGYLTQQIYCLYGRVSDCTSHNARHLNDLTASAYCLVENCHGDGDDQGGNPFTTHGQYEHDLVFVGNSGLMDIANSGGQWGTAAKRITVKHHTCSWFVAGTKITDLTLEDVHVVARSTFDPQATLTINADGAQVRGCTAGFFAVGQRSSLSRRPTVVEDCAFALPAGSVLHQTPVTNAVHFVRTRITGVDGTILRGAGPVTFTDCELVGGTDDAPAAPVDLGSADVTVTGGSWRGVGVRLSGARDQRLVLDGVRASGTTTAGALVSRGTGAGAVDVTLRGADLRAADGTAHVALRPGDRYAATGSRFTGGRLDLPDGVRVLHARNVETGVDRTGLPTSGDGVLVDANLVV is encoded by the coding sequence GTGGCCGGTATCGCCTCCCTCGCCGCAGGCGCCGTCGCCCTCGGCACCGGCAGCGCCCACGCCACGCCCCTCGCCGGCGCACCGCTCGGCGCCAAGAACGACGACAAGCCCGACGCCGAGGTCCTCGTCGCCGCCACCGTCGCCGAGCTCACCGGTTGGAAGGCCAAGAAGCTCGACGACGGCACCGTCGCCCAGCTCCTCGGCCACGCCACCCCCGGCGACGGCGCCGAGCGCCTCCTGCGCTACGACGCCAAGTCCACCGCGACCACCAACGGCGGCACCGTCCTCGCCCCGAGCGACGCGGGAGCCAAGGGCCGCTGGCACACCCTGCACACCGGCACCGCCGACTTCCGCTGGTTCGGCCTCTTCGGCCCGGAGAACCCCGCCGACGCCGCGCTCGACGCCCTCGTCGACGACCCGAGCATCACCCGCATCGAGGCCCACACCGACCTCAACTTCACCCGCCGCCACACGTTCACGCGCTCGAACCTCGAGCTCGACTTCGGCGGCAACACGGTCACGAGCGAGGGCATCGAGCGCAACGCGCACGACAACCCGTTCGGCGCGGTCCTGTTCTTCCAGGGGCGGGTGACCGACGAGACGCAGCAGCGCACGCTCGCCGCCACCCTCCCCGACCTCGCCGACGTCTTCGAGGTCGCGGACGCGGGCGCGTTCGCCGTCGGGCAGTGGTGGGCGCTGCGCTCGGACGAGCGGCCCGGGGGCGGGGGCGACGAGCGCGAGCTCCAGCGCCTCGTCCAGGTCACGCAGGTGCTCGACGCGACGCACGTGCGCGTCGACTACAAGAACGGCTGGGAGCTGCCCGCCGGGCGCGTGCTCACCTGGACGCGCGTCGAGCCCGTCGAGCAGGTGCACGTGCGCGCGATGACGTTCCACGGCTCCGGTCCGTTCGACGGCCCCGCGAACGGCGAGCTGCCCGACGACCGCGAGATGACAGGCTCCCACCCCGTCGCGTTCGAGTACGCGGTGCGCTGCGACGTCTCGGACGTCCACGGCCACCGCACGTGGTGGCCCGTGATCATGCGGCGCTGGAACACCCACTTCGTGACCGAGCGGTGCTCGGTCGCCAACCCGCCGACGGTCTTCTACGGCGGCGCCGGCTACCTCACCCAGCAGATCTACTGCCTGTACGGGCGGGTCTCCGACTGCACGAGCCACAACGCGCGGCACCTCAACGACCTCACCGCGTCGGCGTACTGCCTCGTGGAGAACTGCCACGGCGACGGCGACGACCAGGGCGGCAACCCGTTCACGACCCACGGGCAGTACGAGCACGACCTCGTGTTCGTCGGCAACAGCGGGCTCATGGACATCGCCAACTCGGGCGGCCAGTGGGGCACGGCGGCCAAGCGCATCACGGTCAAGCACCACACGTGCTCGTGGTTCGTCGCGGGCACCAAGATCACGGACCTCACGCTCGAGGACGTGCACGTCGTCGCACGGTCGACGTTCGACCCGCAGGCGACGCTCACGATCAACGCCGACGGCGCACAGGTGCGCGGCTGCACGGCCGGCTTCTTCGCCGTCGGGCAGCGGTCGTCGCTGTCGCGGCGCCCGACGGTCGTCGAGGACTGCGCGTTCGCGCTGCCCGCGGGGTCGGTGCTGCACCAGACGCCGGTGACGAACGCCGTGCACTTCGTCCGCACCCGGATCACGGGCGTGGACGGCACGATCCTGCGCGGTGCCGGTCCCGTGACGTTCACCGACTGCGAGCTCGTCGGCGGCACGGACGACGCGCCCGCCGCCCCGGTCGACCTCGGCTCGGCGGACGTCACCGTCACGGGCGGGTCGTGGCGGGGCGTGGGCGTGCGGCTCAGCGGCGCGCGCGACCAGCGGCTCGTGCTCGACGGCGTGCGCGCGTCGGGCACGACGACGGCCGGCGCCCTCGTCTCGCGCGGCACCGGCGCGGGTGCCGTGGACGTCACGCTCCGCGGCGCCGACCTGCGGGCCGCCGACGGCACCGCGCACGTCGCGCTGCGCCCCGGCGACCGCTACGCCGCGACCGGGTCGCGGTTCACGGGCGGTCGCCTCGACCTGCCCGACGGCGTGCGCGTCCTCCATGCCCGCAACGTCGAGACCGGCGTCGACCGCACCGGGCTCCCGACGTCCGGCGACGGCGTGCTCGTCGACGCGAACCTCGTCGTGTGA